The sequence ACTTTACTATAACtatataataagtataaataacataaataatattcCCTCACACTTTTTTAataagatttttttattatattgaaaatataagttattGTATGAATCGCGCGGTATAACTATAATCAACAGAAGAATCAAATCAGCATTCAGCAAAGTTAAACCCTAAATCGAAAAATTGGAAACCTTTATTTTGATCTATCAATAACATGCAACAATGCCGCAAGTGAAGGTCGTGGCGAGGAATTTCATGGACATGGTGGCTTCATTGCCTATAATGAAACTCGACATGCTTTACGACAATTCCTTTATCTGTGAAGCCATTCTTAGGTATTCATTTCATCCTAATTTAAACaccttttttagttttattttttcgtGTAAATTGTAGAATGGATGTGATTTCATCTATTTAGCCTACTGTGAGATATATACTGTGTAAAATTTGGATGTAAAAGAAGTTTAATTTGTCTTTGAGCTTATTATTCTGGAGAATCAAATGAACTTCAAGCTATAGGGGGCCAACACAAGTATAAACATACACAAATTTATAATGTTGCATGTTTTTGTAGAACGTATTTGTACTTTTTTTGTATCCATTGCAACAAGAGAAAGTAGGAATTGATCCCTAGTCCTCAAGACAATGACTCTATATTTAACCAAGTGTGCCTATTAGCCTTATGTAGCAACAATGGGTGTTAGAATATAATGTTATACGTACCAATTTCTTGAAAGTATATACATAAAATTAACATTATATTCCAAGTGCATTCTGTGTGATTGTCGAAATATTAAAACGTGAAAAATTTCTGTAGGTTTCTTTTGTTATTGTTTGTTTTGTGGTTTGTTGGTTAACTGGtgataaagtgaatttttttgggTGATTTTGATGGAAATTATGAGTTTTTTCTTCTTGCCTTTTATTTATCTTACAACTACACCAGATTCACGTAACTAACGGTACTTAAATGCAAGAGAACTACAAGTCCTACTTAGCACCTGATTTTTGTTTATAAGTTTTATTCTTTCCATCCTAATTTATTAGGCGATATTTGACATGAAGTGTAAGATGTTCATTCAAGTCATACTTTGTATTGgtgatattgaaagaaaatatgGAAATGATTGTTGAAAAGTTGTTCGATAGTAAACCGTCACATGGAAGTTTAaaacttcaaatatttttttaaacatttttGAATGTTCCAACATAGAAGAGTGTGATAAAAATTGTGATGGTATGATTTCAGGTTCATATTAATATGTTAGAAATctttgtgattatttttctttttggtttgcatcttatttttaattaaacGCGTAGggtattatgaatttttttgccATTGTTGTATCTGTTACACAATATAATTCTTTTTGCAGGAGTGGAATTgctaaatatcaatattttcaaGCTGTTACTCTCTGTTTATTGGTGTTGCAAATGCGTGTGAAATGTAGACAATACCCATCCACAATCTTGTTATTACTCATTGGAGTTTTTCCATTTGTAGTTTATGCCCTCCGCTTCATTGTGCAACCAAGAAACCTTTCTCTGTCCCTAATTCAGAAGTTCATACCTAAAAAGTGGAGGCGTGTTCGAGAATCAGACCCCCGAAACTGTGGCCAATCCTTGCCGTGTAGTTCTCATGAATGTATTTCAGGGCCTTGTAACGCAAGAAATGAATCTATGGTGGATTGCCTAATGATGACCTTGAAGGACTTTGTGGGCCAAGGTCACATATGCAAAGCCTTTAGAACTTTTTCTCTAATTCGGACTCATGTCTCCTTCTCAAACCCCTTGTGATGTCATTATACAGTCATTATCGTCTCTTTTATCATGTTGTACTAATTGTAAGGCACTCTCTGAAGGAAAACAAATTCATACCCACATTATTAATTTAGGCGTTGCACATAGTTGGAATTTGGTGCCAAGGATAATTACCTTCTATACGACCTTTGGTTTACTTGATGATGCTCATATAATTGTCGAAACTTCAAATATTTTGCACCCTCTCCCTTGGAATCTCCTTATTTCTTCTTACGTTAgtgtgagaaataatggagaaaaatattattgaattgttgtttctaaattattacattgaaaccctatttatagacactacattccaatcctattcctaataggacactacattacaatccctttccaaatagaattcaatatgctattcctattcatattctaacactccccctcaagatGGTGCATACAAGTCGTATGTACCAaacttgttacaaatgtaattaatacgaggactgatgagggacttggtgaagatatctgcaagttgattacttgacttcacaaattttgtaacaatatctcccgagagtatcttttctctgacaaagtgacaatcaatctcaattgGAGTAGTTAGTTGAGTATCTCATTCAATTAGAGTCTAGAAGGTTCTCAAGTCACTATATAGAGAATTGTACTCAAGTGACCAAGCATTATGAATAATATTCTCAATTGTTAATTCAGTTTCTATTTCATCTTTGTCTTATCTTCCATTAATTGAGCTGATCTACTCGAGTAATCTCCGTAATTACTCCTGTACAGCTACTGAATTCtcgtattgctctgatttctattttatttttagtatgtcttattccttttatgttatgccaCCCACCATGCTTAATGGTGCATTACGCTTTtgcttactattctctatcttgagccgggggtctatcggaaacaacctctctacttctttggaggtagcggtatggactgcgtacattctacccttcccacaccccactttgtgggaatacacagTGTTTCTCTGATTTCAGCTATCAGTGGTATCAAAGCTAGGGATTCTTGGCAACAATGGTGAAGGGAGGTCATGCAAATGGTGATTCAGGGAGTGATTCAACAGGGGATGGAGGTGATTTGAGGGAATTGATGCAAAAATTAGTTTCGGAAATTGGGATTCTCAACTCTGAAGTGGCCAATTTAAAGCAATTGGATCGAATAGTTGTGGAATTGAAGGAGCAACTGGTGACGAATTGCAGGGGAAGTTCACCTGTTGAGGTCGGACTCAAAACTTCGAGGGAAAGGCAACCACGGGAGGAGGAATTTAGGGGTTCCAATCCAACGGGATTTCAGAAACAAGGTATCTCCAGATATGCTAAATTGGATTTCCCAAAGTTTTCGGGGGATGATGTGAAGTCATGGTTGTTTAAGGTTGAAAAACTTTTCAGTTTTGATGAAGTTCCAATGGAGAAAAGAATTGGTTTAACTGCTGTGCACCTGGAAGGTGAAGCAAAACAGTGGCATCAGTCTTTTTTGAGGTACAGGCAATATACTTCCCCTCTTACGTGGAATGAATACGTAGTAGCATTGGTGGAAAGATTTGGGTTGGATTTTGATGATCCAATGgaggaaattaaaaaaattaagtaaacGGGATCTGTAAGGGAGTACCAGGCTTTGTTTGAAAGTATGTTAACCAGAGTCTACTTGTCCCAAGAAAATGCAATTAGTTGTTTCCTTGGAGGGCTTAAGGAAGAGGTAAACATTGCTGTAAAACTGACTCATCCCACTATTTTACCCCAATTGTATAGATCTACTAGGATGCAAGAAGCATACTTGGAGGCTCAAGCTAAACTGTACAAGCATACAACCACTAGTTTTAGCTCATCCTACAGGAATTTCAATGATCAGAGGTCTCAGTCTAAGACATTCTTGCAGAATCATGGTTCTGAAAGAACTGAGAGAAAGCCAAATGTTAACCGGAGAAGGCTGAGTTTAGATGAGATCAATGAGAAGAGATCTAAAGGCTTATGTTTCTTTTGCAATGAAAAATATGTCCCAGGCTATAAGTGCAAAAACTTGAAACAATTGTATCTTCTTGAAGTTGAAGAAGTAGAAGATGAGCAAGACTATGCAGAAGTTGGGAATCAGGAAGAGAAAGATGAGGCAATACTTCCAAAGATGGAGCAAATTGAGATTTTTATTCATGCACTCAATGGTTCTTTAGGCCCTAGAACATTGAGGGTAACCGGATATCATGCTAAAAGGCCCTAACATATTCTACTGGATACTGGGAGTTCTCACAATTTCATTGATCCTGAAGTTGTGAAGTTGTTAGGCTGTACCACCAAGACAACTGCACCACAAATGGTAGCAGCAACTGATGGAAATGGAATGAAGGTGGACAAGGTTTGTCAGACCTCTTGGTTGTTACAAGGGGCAGAGTTCACTGGTGAGTTTTTGTTATTACCCTTGGGATCTTGTGGGTAGTTATGGGGGTTCAATAGCTTCTAACACTAGGGGACATCAAGACGAATTTCAGAAAATTGACAATGGAATTCATGTACAAAGGCAAAAAGCATGTTTTGAGGGAATCATGCAAGCAGTTAGAAGCTTCAAGTGGTGGGAGAATGGAGAAACACTCAGGCAATGGATCACAACTCTGCATGATTCAGGTGATACCCGCAATGTGTTATACATTACAATGTGCTACAGTAGAATCTGAAGAAAATGTCAcagaacttcctaagctaacagAGTTATTACTTGACTTTAAGAAGTTGTTTGATGAGCCTACTACACTACCACCTTCTAGGGGTGTATTTGACCACAGAATTGTCTTACACTCTGGTACTGAACTTGTGAATAAAAGGCCTTATAGATATCCATCTGTCAAGAAAGATATAATTAAGGGGTTAGTGCAACAAATGTTAGATCAAGGGATAGTGCAACCTAGTTGCAGTCCCTTCACTTCTCCTGTGGTCTTAGTTGGTAAAAAGGATGGGTCTTGGAGACTCTGTAGActatagagaattgaataagaacACTGTGAAAAATGAATTTCCTATTCCTATTGTTGAGGATTTGCCGGATGAGCTAGGAGgttctaaaatattttccaaaattgatCTAAGATCTGGATATCATCAACTAAGAATGACACCTGAAGATATTCCAAAGACTGCATTTAGGATGCACTCGGGGCATTTTGAATACTGGGTGATGCCATTTGGATTGTCCAATGCACCTGCAACATTTCAAGGACTCATGAATACAGTGTTTAAAGCTTTTCTCAGGAAATTTATGTTAGTATTCTTTGATGACATCCTGATATATAGCAAGAGTTTTGATGATCACATAGCTCACTTAAGAGCTGTTTTCCTTGCAATGAAGCAATATTAGTTGTTTGCTAAACAATCTAAGTGTTTCTTTGGTGTTAAAAAGATTGAATACTTAGGGCATTTTATCTTAGAGGAGGGGTATCTACTGATCCTTTGAAAGTTGCAGCAGTCAGAAACTGACCGTTACCTACTAATCTCAAGCAGCTAAGGGGTTTCCTTGGTTTAGCTGGATATTTTAGGAGGTTTTTTCAAGGCTTTGGTATTATTAGTAGGCCATTAAATGATCTATTAAAGAAGGATAACGTCAAGTGGTCATTAGAAGCTACTTCAGCTATGGAACAACTCAAGGATGCACTCACACATGCCACTGAATTAGCTTTACCTGATGCAGGCAAGACCTTTGTTGTGGAGGCTGATGCTAGTGGATCTGGAATTGGTGCTGTGTTAATGCAGCAAGGTCACCGCATAGCCTTTATCAATAGATCTTTTTCCCCTAAGCATGCTGCAATGTCTGTGTATGATAGAGAACTTTTAGCCATTCTTTATGCAGTAACCAAATGGTCTCAGTATTTGTTAGGACAGAGGTTCATAATTTTAGGACAGATCAGAAAGCTCTAAAGTATCTTATGGAGCAGACATTACACACAAACTCGCAATTGATGTGGTTGACGAAGCTGATGCCTTTTGATTACACTATTGAATATAAGAAGGGGGTTGACAATAAAGCAGCTGATGCATTATCAAGAGTCACTGGTGCTGAATTGTTGACACTGGTTAGCACTAGTATCAATTCTGATTTGTTGCAAGCTATTACTCAAAGTTGGgctactgatactgagatgcGTGCTATTATCTCTAAATTGCAGGCTGACCCTACTGCTAAAACTCAGTTCTCTTGGAGTCACAACCAACTTAGAAGAAAGGGTAAGTTGGTGGTAGGAAATGTTCCTCAGTTGAggaaaaatatcataactttGTGGCATTCTACTGTTAGTGGTGGTCATTCAGGTGTAGAGGCTACCTTAAAGAGGTTGCTTACACTATTCTATTGGAAGGGCATCAAAAGTGATGTCAAGAAGTTTGTGTTGACATGTGATGTTTGTCAAAGGAATAAAGCTGATCTTGCAGCTTCACCTGGTTTATTACAACCTTTACTTATTCCTGATGTAGTATGGTCTCAACTCAGCATGGATTTCATTTATGAACTTCCTAAATCAAATGGTTACGAGGTTATTCTGGTGGGAGTTGATAGACTAAGTAAGTATGCCTGCTTTATTCCTCTTAAACACCCATACACTGCTCAAATCTGTCGCTAAAGCTTTCCTTAAAGAGGTAATATAACAAGTGACAGAGATGTTGTCTTCTTGAGTACATTTTGGCAGGAACTCTTTTCTTTACAAGGAGTTCAACTTAACACTTCCTCAACTTACCATCCTCAATCTGATGGACAAACTGAGGTAGTAAACTGGTGTCTTGAAACATATTTGCAGTGTTTTTGTGCTGCTGATGCAACTGATTGGGCTGAATATTTGCCCATGGCTGAGTATTGGTATAATACCTCTCATCATAGCTCTATTCAGCCTACACCATATGAAGCACTATATGGAAGGCCTCCACCTCTTCATTTACCTTATTTACCTGGTGAGTCTGCTTCTGCAGAGGTGGATAACACTCTCTTAAGTAGAGAACTCAAACTACAGCTCCTGCAACATCACTGGCCAGAGCACAAAATCGAATGGAGCAACAAGCTGATTCCCATAGGTCTGAGAGGTcctttgatgttggtgattgggtgtatTTCAAGACCCAACCTTATAGACAAACTACTGTGACCAATGTACCTTTGCACGAATTGGCTGCTAGATACTATGGGCCTTTCCAAATTGCTAAGAAGGTTGGATCTGTCGCTTATACTTCTTCCTGTCGgggtcaaaattcatccaactgtACATGTTTCTCTACTCAAAAAGTGTCATCAAATCCCTGATCAAATATCTTATCCATCAGTGACTGATATAGCTAGCCCCTATTGCCCTCAACCTGCTGCTATACTTCAAAGAAGAATGGTAAAGAAGGGTAACAAGGCTGTCGCTCAAGCCTTGGTGCAATGGGAAGGCCTCCCTGCTGACTGTGCTATGCTACCTGGGAGTTCCTTACTGCTTTACATACTAGATTTCCTCATCTTAATCCTTAACTTGTTTACATCCTTGAGGACAAGGATCTTTTCGACCAAGGGAGTACTGATACACAAAAATGAGACATGTCACATTATTAGTTAGTACTGTACAGGTCACCAAGTTAGTTAGTCCAGGTCAGCAGTTAGTTAGCTGAGTTAGTTGGAGTAGTTAGTTGAGTATCTCATTCAGTTAGAGTCTAGAAGGTTCTCAAGTCAATATATAGAGAATTGTTAATTCAGTTtctatttcatcttcttcttatcttCCATTAATTGAGCTGATCTACTCGAGTAATCTCGGTAATTACTCTTGTACAGCTACTGAATTCTCGGAATCCATCAGTGTT comes from Capsicum annuum cultivar UCD-10X-F1 chromosome 2, UCD10Xv1.1, whole genome shotgun sequence and encodes:
- the LOC107859380 gene encoding uncharacterized protein LOC107859380 isoform X1, with protein sequence MPQVKVVARNFMDMVASLPIMKLDMLYDNSFICEAILRSGIAKYQYFQAVTLCLLVLQMRVKCRQYPSTILLLLIGVFPFVVYALRFIVQPRNLSLSLIQKFIPKKWRRVRESDPRNCGQSLPCSSHECISGPCNARNESMVDCLMMTLKDFVGQGHICKAFRTFSLIRTHVSFSNPL
- the LOC107859380 gene encoding uncharacterized protein LOC107859380 isoform X2, which codes for MPQVKVVARNFMDMVASLPIMKLDMLYDNSFICEAILRSGIAKYQYFQAVTLCLLVLQMRVKCRQYPSTILLLLIGVFPFVVYALRFIVQPRNLSLSLIQKFIPKKWRRVRESDPRNCGQSLPCSSHECISGPCNARNESMVDCLMMTLKDFVGQGRF